In Sparus aurata chromosome 5, fSpaAur1.1, whole genome shotgun sequence, the genomic window TTACAGGGGTCCTTGGTACAACATGAAATCGGGACATTACCCTTCCAGTCTGCTTCACCATGAACTCCACAGCACCTGAACTgtacaaaaaaatgtctttaatgaATGAACATCTTTGTCATTTGAGCAGGGGGAAAGGAATGACCACTGCATTGATCTACATGAGAGTGTGAAAAATACAGGCATTAAAACATAGTcatatatgatatgatatatcaTATGTTATGGTTATGCTATATGAAAATCTTAATATAAAGAATGTAACGGGGGAAGAAGAAAAGTGGATCACTTACCAGGTGCTGGACAGCATCAAAGTCATCTTTAATTGTCTTGTTGCCTTCAGGACTGGACTGTCTGTAGATCTCCAAGCTTTGCATGAGGTCTTTCTCAAAGTATGTGTCAATCTGCAGACAGGTTTGCTAGATTACCTGCAATTCAACGCTGTCTTCTGGACATTAAAGACAATGACCTCTAGTTTCATGCCATTGCATGCTGGTGGAAAGACCAAGGGCCATAACAAGGACTGAAAAAGTGGGTTGTGTAGTTTGTCCCTCTACCAGCTGTCTGCTACTGACATTATGACCCTCATCTCAGTTTAACAGAAGTGAATCTGGGAAATGTCTGACCAAAACATTTGTTAACCAAAAAGTTTGATGTGAAACTGTTTCAAATAGAGTGCCATATTAATCTAATGATCACAAATAATCATCTATAAATGTATTGTTGTGTAGGCTACATAAACGCTCCTACCTCTCTACTGTAGACCAGAAACACACAGGCCATGGCCAGCTCCACCAGCATCAGGATGAACAGCAGGATGAAAAACTGCAAACAGACAATCAGATTTAAACATGAGTAAGTTCTTCTTCATAACATGTACGATAGTTTGCTAATTTGTAAATGAGTCAGACAATACACTCACAGCCCACCTCATTAGGTAAGCCTGTACAATGGCATGTAATCCATCAATAATTCTACTTTATGCCTCTTACTCTGGTTGTAgtggggtggtggtggtttcCTGGAGTGCATTATATTGAAAGGAGTTCATAATATCTTGGCAATTATATGTAAGCAGAGATggtcaaaatgttcaaaacaaCTCTCAATATAATGCAGTTCAGTGCAATGCCACTGCAAACTACAACCTCAATAATGAACATGTGGTTACATGAATACCTCAGTCAAGTGTCAGTCATTATACATCTTTGTAAAGGCAGAAGTTATAGCAGAGCTTTTATGTCAGATGCATTTAGACTGTGCAAGTTTCCCTAATGAAATGATATGCCTCACTCATGTACAGCTCAGCTCGTCTAGACTCACAGTCGACGGAGGTGATACCACAGATAGTCCCAGACACTATACACAACTTCTACTGATGGAAAAACCAAAAGGGAATGTATCCAGTCAAGTCTAGTTGAACCAAGTTGTACCATACAGATTGAAATAAACAGAAGTTACGTCTTTAGAACGATTGAGCAAACATCACAAATGTTCATTCATGTAAATCTTTGGCAGAAGTCTCTAGTGCACATGCTCTACGGGCTCCACAATATATTGGTATAATTAGTATATTCATGTTCATGCTTCATACTCACACTGATGAGCATGCAGCGGTTCTCCTTCAAGCCTCCTAACACTCCCAAgtaacacacacaggtaacaatGGTACCGGTGACCACCAGAGTGTTGGCAGGGTAGATTGGCCAGAAGGTGGTGATGAGTGAGGCGAACATGGAGTGCATCATCTGGAACTCCCCAAAGGCCACTACAAATGCACCGCAGAGCtccacaggagagaaaaaaagacacgtCACATTATTATTCTGGGTATGGGAGATGAGTTTGGACTGTACAGCGTGTATTCCTGTCGTCAAAGGCCATCTTACACTCTAAGGGCGCACTCACACTTGCCCAGTTGATCCGTATCGTGCCGTAGCATGATTGTCCCTCCTCCCCAGTACCCTGCTGTCCTGCACTCACATTGCTTCAGCTGCAACACAGTTACCTTTTGTACATAGGTCATCACTTCCTAGTGCGGTCGCGGCACAATGGAGAACAACAGAGTGAACATAACTAACTTTACTGGCTTTTTTGTGGcttattttgtgtcattttgatCATAGACCGCCCTCTCACATTGCTGGATTTCTTGATTATGCAAGGAAGTGTAATACGATTTGATTATGAATATACCTCATGTCCATGTTGTGCACCTGTGCTTGTGCTGATGCATGAGCAACTATACCATGTTTAAGCACCCCTCTGTGAAGTGTACTGTGCTTGAGTATGGTACGCAGTGCGCACACTTGTGAAACAAATCCTAAATTCCCACTGACAGGAAGGGTATAACGAGGAAAATACACCTGCTTGGTGTTTAAACACCCGACTCTTTAAACACCcaactctttttttaaacatcctccagattaatttattttattttctaaaaacaaCCACTTTTGGTTGGTTTTAGTCGAGGAGCACTTGGACAATTTACTCTCACCATCTACTGCTTCCAGAGTCCCTTGCAAGCCACCCAGTTTTTGGAAGTGCCATACCAAATCTCTGGAGTACCCCTTAAAAAGGTTGAAAGGTGAAAGCTTAGACTAAAATGAATAATCAAAGCCAGGCTGGTTTTCATACAGTACCATTCTCCCAGCAAGGGAACTTGTACCAGCCACCCTGAAAAGTCCCACAATCGTCATAATAATATTACACATTCACAAGACAACACAATTTTAAGTTTGAGAGGGTGTTAATGAGTGCCATCATGGCTGCATCCTGGTCTTTAATAACCTACCCAGCACAGAAAGTTGAGGAATATCACCATTGTTTTCAGGCATTTTACACAGGAGCGATCCATCCTTCTGATGATCTTCCTCTGTTAGATTTGTGAGCATAGACAAGTTGGTTATAAACTACTGCTAGCATGAAATACTAGTTacatacagaaaaacagatttttaaatcGAGTGTCTGAGTGGCAGATACCCCTCACTATTTATGAAGCAAAACAGGTGACGCTGCTGAGTGTTTACAGGACACCACTGTTTGATATGGCAACATTGAGGCCTGAAGTACAGCTGTGACCTGTACAGGCTCCAGTTAATCATTATTATCTACTCTTATCTCCAGATCAACCATTTGTTGCAAGTTTGTACCTTGATGTTGGGGAATGTGTGTTGTAAAGTGGCTTACTACTTGTCTTCCTTTCTGTTGACGAAAAACCAAAAACTGAATGAGGTCTGTGTCATTGGTCTTTGCTACACAGCCTCTGTCCAAAGTGGcatttattttatgttgctCAGTCAGGCATTCTAGCATATAATTCAAcaaagtgatttttaaaaataaatgctgaTTAATGATCAATGCCGACTGGTCATTTCTTACTGACTTTATAACtaaatttctgtttttttctttagcaaTAAAGCTGTTAATTGTACAAAGGTGTATGAAATCACAGTCATTACATATAAATGTATATCTATGTATTCTTGTATATTGTATAATTTAACTGCGATGAAATCATCAATCATGAAATAACTAATTAGATATCAAGGGGCTTACCTTAAGTACACTGTATCCAGCAGTATTCCAGTTACAGATGCAGTGAGCAGTAATTTGGTGTTGCTCCTGAGATTGTCAGTTTTAACTAACAAcaggcagggaggagggaggaggaaataCAACTGAGGCCTCTGTCTACCAGCTGGCAGTAAAAACATACCTACATGACCAACACTAAAGAGGAGGGGCATCCACACTTACCAGCTAGAATGGCACTCAATATAGTGCCCACCAGTCCCCTTTTATTCAATCAAACCTAATCCAATATGAAACTCCAAAGCCCTGTCTCACTCTAAATTTCAAACAGTTCATAACTGCTTAATCGGAATTTAAGCTCAGCAGAACAGCTAACCACtaggacaacaaaacaatgaataatcATAAATGTGTTGTCAAAGAATTCACATAGATAAAGATTCAAAAACTGTTGAACTAAAATCAAAATGCCTTTTTCAGCATTTTAGGTCACATCCACAGTCATATTGTGCACCTGTTTGACAATacctgccaaaaaaaaagaatttcttTGGCCTCGTTTTGTGTTCACTGGGATCTCACAATGACCTGGTCAGACAGAGGTGGCAACTGTGACATGTGGCTGCATGCAGGGGTGGATTCACGCCAGTTGTTTAGTCTGCTATAAATAGTACTCAATAAATACAGTCAATTCCCTCTGATTGTTtagaatttagatttttttttttaactgtgacAGTTCTCCTGGCCAGGGTTCCATGGTGAAGGGGCAGACTGATTGGGGTGGGCATCTTTGCAGAGGTTGCAGCCTTGCTTGTCAGAGATGGGCTGAGGCGGGGAGTCATAGTGGTCGTAGGCTGTATTTCTGAAGGGTTTGCAGGAAATGATATGTTTGCTTTCAGTTATCGTCATCAGCAGTTGTCCTGGTACTGGTGTCCAGTACAGACGAGTTATAAGCAGATCTTGAATTTGGCAATATGGAGCGTTGCTTTGCTGTAGGAAGGCTCTatggttttttttattcctcctgTATTGAGGTTAAGGATGCAGATGAGTGCCAAATAGGGATCCTGTTCTTGCCTTCCTTCTGGAAAAACAGAGCAGATGACATTTCAGTAAACGCCAATAGCAACAAGAAACTGCCTGATACATGCATCTCTGCTAAGCCGGAGATCTGATGACAAATTGCCATGATAATTACACTGGTGGCGAGAGCTTTATCGCACTCGGGGGAAGGCAGGATGAGACTGACTAGACTGTCAGATAGAAGTCTTTACCTTCGATTATTTTTACCTTAGCTCAGGGGATATGTTATGGCTTGAGGAATGTATGGCCTATGTACGGCTGAGCCAGAGTTAACTGAGTAACTTCGGCCAGTGAGGATGAAAAGGGCTGAGTAGACGAGAGGGCTTGCTGCCATATTGAGGCCCCGGGTGCGCATCAGGGGGAAGTGGCTGCCGGGAGCTAGTTCCCCGATGGATTGTGGCATATGGCTTGGTCGGCCAACTAGCAGAGCTGGTCGAGAGGGAGTGAGGCCTGGGGGTGCTGAGATGCCGTGGTCTTGGAGTTGAGACAGGAGTAAATCAGTCTTGTTTAATGGAGTATTAGCTCATAGCGCCAGGCAAGTGCCACTACACTGGCTGCTTGAGGAAATTGATGCGATCTCCAGCAGCATATAGGTGAAGGAATCCAGATCCTCTAGAAGAGGATCATGATTGGAGTCGGTCATCAGCTTTAAGGTTGACGAAACCTGCTAGCCTGCCCAGCCTAGctagttttatttaatttaaagatAGAACATatgtagatttttttgtgttagGTGTCTGTGCCACAAAGCAATTATCATGTTATCCAGTTGACTTGATGAATATGCCAACACATTCTCATCAAACCTCCGGCATTTGTAAATTCAATAGTTGCTTGACAGATATTGATGCCTTTTGTCATAAAATGTTGGGTTCTAGTTCTAAATATTAAAGTGGAGTGTTCTTCCTAGCAGTGTTAGCGAATAaagttaaaagaagaaaatcttgGAGGTAACCGCATACATTTTTGTACTGTCTTGTTGAAACCAGCCTTCCAGCCTCCATCATCCCAGGCCTGTCAGTCAGGTCAAACTAAGAACCTTGGTTTTACACAGGGAGTGGCATTGACCAGCACAGACAATGCCATCCCAGGAATTCATCCGATCCTTCTTCTAAATGCTTCTCAGTGGGACAATTGCAACACAGTACTGTCGTGCTTTGCTGCTGTCCCAGGAGGGCTTCAGATTGTATGGCTTGCCAATCCTCCAATAAGTGACATCTGGATGGACTCTGTTGCCATTGACCCAGGTGTAAGACCTCTCCATCACCATGTCCTGTAGCCCGATCTACACTGAATGGAAGCCTTTTTCCGGGTGCTGCTGTGCAAAAATCATGTTGGTCAAGAATGCCTGGTCCTCTGCATTCAGAACAACAGCCGTCACCCCTCATAATACTACCTGCGAGCCTTTTCCCACTTCTTTATGTCTTTGGACAGGAAGGAGCAGCGTGAAGTGTGCTTGACCCAGCTGGGCAGGCAGTGTGaacactgcagtgtgttgtcGTTGCAGAATCTCTAGAAGAAGGACAGCTTGTCAGAGAACAGGACAGAACGCTCTCTGCTTGCAGTTGCACGGTGGTTTCCTGTTCAGGGTTTATGAGCATGCACCAACATTCAATTTTGGGGATTTGCTGAGATACGTTCAGAAGGAAAAAACGCAGGATGTAAAACGCAGGATGTAAACCACTGTCTACATTTCAAAAGTTTCAAAAATCGCAGGTTCACTGATGTGAAACACTCTTTACATGTGTACTTAAGaccaaaacacacatgcatacgtGTGTAGAGGGCCTTAGGCTTTTAGCATATACACTTTCCTCCATTCCCAATGATTCCCAACTGCCATTCTTAACTTCCTGCCCCCATCTGACTTTCCTGCATCATCGGGATCACGTGACTGCAAACAAGCAGATATTACTGCTAACACGGTTGTGTTGGGGATGCTGGCAAACCCAGGAGCAGATACACGAAGAGTAGTTGTTGAGTAAAAGGGCAGGCAGGTGAACGGGTTGAGTCATGGAGTGTTCTCACTTGGTTTCCAGACCAAGCAGGTatcacaggtgaacaggtgaagGCATTTGAGATGATTGTTGAGCAGAGAGATGGTGGAGATCTGCACACGAGTCAAGCAATAAccacaaaagaaacaaaaagcacaagATACTATACTTGACAGAACAATCTGGCTGAAGGGAGGTGAAGACCAGAGTTTATGATAATGACAtaggtgagtcactgctgcagctgtgccACCAAGcccacaagcaaacacacaaggGAAAGGAGGGAAACAGGATGGAAAACTGTCCCGGTAAACACCATGACAAACACTTGGTAATAAGTGTATGAGACAAGGACGGGCTTGTTTttcatatgattttttttttttttacatagttttATAATATTTCTAGTAGATTTAAATTTTGTGATATCTGAATATGGAAAAATGCTAATTGTAATAGatatgaaagttttttttttatttgacatggacatggattttttttttaaaccaagtGTTTTAAATTTAGTAATTTGCGTGTGCGAGTTAGTGAAATGAGAGGTAACTGACTTCGTTGCTGATAGCGGTtgcagctgatcacagctgatcacatcactgtcgGTTGGCTTTGACAGCTGTAGAGACATCCGATGAATTCATGACAAAAATGCCTATAATTCTGTAAATTATAACAGAACTTATATTTGACGAGATTTAACTAATTAATAAAGTAAAACTGATGTTTCGCATGCATGATTGTGCACAGCTCTTTAACCAAAAAGACCTGCAGTGTCCATGGATAAACCTGTGATCCACGCATCAATAAAGTGTAAAAAGCAATCAGTTCGGACATTTCCATGTTTAAAGTCATAGTGAAAATAGTTTAGACCTACACAAATTAGACTGTGATGAACTTAATTTATGGATCGGTTAAAAGAAAGatgtgaatttttattgcagTTAGTGCTCTATAGCATTtcagctgctctctgtgtcCTACATTATAACCAATCCTGTCCTTTATACCTGTTTAAATATCTTCGAAGCGGACAGCAAACAGTTTTCCTGGATGATCAGTTTTTCCTCAAAGGCTGATCTCCGGAGAAACTCTGACAGCTGGATCTGCATCTGctttgctgtctgtttttttgttaaagttCAGCTCTGATTCATTCTCACAGTTGTATCACTCATTGGACATGTCAGGTTGGGATGCTCCTGCTGATATCCTGATTATTCATTTTTGTGCAAACAAAGCTTCTGTTATACACATTAAACTTCTTCTGGGTTGTTTTTGTGAGCCCATAACCTTAAAGCTCAAATTACCCATGAGTTGGAGGAAGCCTCTGCTTCTGAACCATAATTAGTGGAAGTGAACAGAGCAATCAGAGATGGACACTTGGAGGACTGTAAACTATTTGCACCAATCACAAATTAACTGTGTGGAATGGGATATGGAGTGTTGTGTGAAAATCGCATTGTGCTGTAACAAAGTCTACTAGCAAAagcaaaatagaaaaataaaacaacacctCAGAACCAAGGTTCAGTGGCCTGACATGGATAAGGCAGCTGAAAGGTATTGTAAGGCATGTCATGGCTGTCAAATTGTCACCAGACCCAACCCACCTGAACCAGTGAGAACCACACCTCTGCTCGGCTCCCGACCTCTACAACTACAGAGAAAGTCATCGACAATCTGGAGTCAATGTTCAGCAGAATGGATGACCTGTAACGAACCGCAATTCAAATCTGATTTATTCTGGGAATAAAAcatagaaagaaaacaacaagatgGGCTCAAGCCAATGGAGAAGGTGAGTTCCAAAACGCATCTTTGATGAAGAGAATATAAATTGCTCAGGCCGATGGACTAGTATGTGACTATGTATGGAAGCATAGAGATTggaacaataataaaaaaaaccttgttgaagccaaaatgaaatgctgatgaatgaagaagaccTTCAGTTCTCAAAGGTagacatcagagacacagtacCATTGCAGCAGGAAAAGTTCAATACGCCTTTCAACACCACACCACATAAAgttgtaaataaaacaagaaattgTGGTTGAATCTACCACTGAGGTATGCTATCGGAGGAACACCACACATGTGAAAAGatatagtaatgccttacattacatgattactccctgaagaaagtaattagttacattactagttacattactcgttacattcatgttgctccacggttccttagcaataagctttgtgtgtgtgcgtgctttctctgtaggtgcttcgttaagtttgaggtagtgttagcagcggtggagagaagtttccaacacggacaaagtgtgcaccttacagtcaagttattttccttgcgttcaacaaattcaaagtaatgtttgtatctccaaccgtcaaaagtggctttacgcagcgggAGGGTGGATATGTTTATTTCTGAGAAAAGGAGGGATGTCTGGGTTTATAGGTATCACATGATACTaggtaaacaggaagtgagccAAGAGTGGAGCTCGCCATGAGGCGTACAATAGGTACATCCAAATTCCCTTATTTGTTATGTCCTCACTTGAATGAGAAGTCGTTCCTGTCTGTTATCTCACAATTCAGCCCAAAGCTCTTATTTGTGCCCCCAGGAGTTTAGACTGGTCTCTGACAGGCGATGATGACAAGGCTGATCTTTCCTTGATGCTGGGTGTAACATGTTACATCATTTCAGTTTTCCCTGAAACATTAACAAgcaaaacacaaccaaacatcaacaaacaaaacacaatcaaacatcaacaagcaaaacacaaccaaatatcagcaaacaaaacacaatcaaacattaacacaaccaaacatcaacaagcaaaacacaactaaacatcagcaaacaaaacacaatcaaacatcaaaacaaccaaacatgaacaaagaaaacacaaccaaacatcaacaaacaaaacacaatcaaacatcaacaaagaaaacacaatcaaacatcaacaagcaaaacacaaccaaatatcagcaaacaaaacacaatcaaacatcaacaaagaaaacacaatcaaaaaacatcacaaccaaacatcaacaaacaaaacacaaccaaacatcaacacaaccaaacatcaacaaacaaaacacaaccaaacatcaacacaaccaaacatcaacacaaccaaacatcaacaaacaaaacacaatcaaacatcaacaaacaaaacacaatcaaacacagaTTTGAGGAATGCTAAGGAGTAGATTTgaaatagaattactttaatgatcccagactgggaaattattttgtttcttatACCTAATAAGTCTATTTTTGccaatttctgtttttaattttttattaaaatgttcaatagAAGTCAAATATGAATTCAAATCTGCAACTTTGACAGGAGTGTAATCTTTCAagccattttattttccatGAATGTAATAACTGCAGaatctacataaaaacaaatggagcatcatctgaagaagtcaaaataatccagatcaGGAGCAAGGATGAGTTGGAGAAATACAATAACTAAGGTATGGCTCACGAACACTCCATaactacagcacagcaaagttCAACGGTTCTTACACGGACTGAAAGTATGATGGGAATATCTGAAAGGATTGCTGAGCTAGGAAGTGTGGAGTTCATtacaaatcaacatgtgaatCATACCTTATCTGACCCGAACGAAGGAATTGACCCGGATAatcacttctgtttcaacatgactgggaattgcaagtattatactgaagttcaatacagagacagcgctgagatggacgggaaactgtctctaattcactttaacagcaggagtctatataccaacttcggccacatcaaggaatacctaaatcacttcaaaacccctttcaccatcattgcagtgtcggaaacatggattaatgaagacaaaggcacagattttttcctggatggatataatcttgtaaaaagtatgtacatttaattgttgatcagtacagatcaatacaggagggttgataaaggtcagaggcacgaatcaacagacactgtgcagacactgtgttgaggcggcatgtgagcataacaaataccattctgtacccaaacaataagttgaacctgagaaaattgtatggtccaaggccaatgccagttgtacatagcaggatgttgttataatgtgtatcaacaatgtgagataacttaggtacgaacactgtgatactactgtgagttatcacaagttcttctgagctgtgaagaactcaactagccctgtaaatcggcacacaacagtagacacacatgtaatctgtatgtactgtctagagcttgaattcagctctgtatgctactgctgtaatatgttttgtcaaaggtcataaaaaaagaagttgaaaaaaaaaaagaaagaaaagaaaatgtaaaatgcaaatgacaagaaaagatcaggatgaagattttatcctgtgggtaatgggggcgggacttgataagctttggcttctcccgcttttccctttcggccatgtgtattgtattatttgaacaatgatgaaatgtgatgtttatgaattgacatgcccatATAAAcagcataaataaaaaataaataaataaaataaataaataaataaataaatattttgctTAAATAATATTTCGATTAATTATATACATTTCATCTGGGGAGATGTTGGATCCACAGCCCCAAGTACTTCACGCCGAGTCACACCGTCCGGAGTGGGAGTGTTCAAGGAGCGGTTTGGAACGGGTCCAGTGTAGTCGACAGGGAGGCAGGCAGAGCACACACCGGAAACACCGCTACATTCCGCTTCCTGTCAAGAGATCCGCTCCTCTACATCATATCATGTAAGCATTAACAGTTCGAAAAGAACATGCCAGAACATCTGTTTTAAAATTGTTGGTTTAATAGAACAGATCGGTGTTGTACTGCGCTGCTATTTATGAGGATGAACTGGCTACATGAGTTAATTCCTCATGTTAACGAGCCAGCATACATGTGCGACGGGGCTCCAGccttgctaatgttagctactgtGGCTAACCATACAGATAGCATTTAACAAAGCCAGCTAGCTACCATCTGTGCTTGTATACAAACACAGTCTTGTATCAGTACAGTGCAACAACAACGTGCCCTCTCGTCCATCACCTCTATGTCAGCGGCTCGTATTTCTGGTTGACACTTCCTGAAGTCCTACGCAGAATGTGGTGCAGTCGGAAGCGCTAAAACGCCCCACCACAGGGGGCTCGTTTCAAATGAACTGCTCCCCTCTGGAAGATTATTACCTGGACACGCACTAATCACTGAGCCAACTGCAAGTGTGTCTCCCCCGAATCCAGCAATAGTTTGAGCCCGTGTAACACGCTGTGTTGCGCACATGGTCCTCACATTAAGTCATGTGTAGTGAGACGCTGTGTTACATCGGCGTGGCGCACAGTTTTAATTCTTTGTGACGCCTAAAATGTACGTTTTCCCAGGCTAATAGTTGTGTGCAGCAGCTAACATCTGCAGTCTGTTCAGTATGGTCACCACcactacagaaaaaaaacgacCTCGCGcctcaaacatacacacaccagcCCCTTACTGTGACAGTGtagtgattggcaaaggacaaaaacgCAGGAAAATCCAATTTTTTTGTCCcgttgttggcttcagctaagaaagaaatagttcggCCCACACGTCCAAAATTCTTATAACACAGTATTTCCCCTAATTTTTTGTAGCAGT contains:
- the LOC115581155 gene encoding leukocyte surface antigen CD53-like isoform X2; amino-acid sequence: MPENNGDIPQLSVLVAFGEFQMMHSMFASLITTFWPIYPANTLVVTGTIVTCVCYLGVLGGLKENRCMLISFFILLFILMLVELAMACVFLVYSREIDTYFEKDLMQSLEIYRQSSPEGNKTIKDDFDAVQHLFRCCGVHGEADWKGNVPISCCTKDPCNTLSHANWQEGCLSKLRNWFARNYLSTGAGVVTMFIIQFICLSITIPLFCHFSRLGLGYK
- the LOC115581155 gene encoding leukocyte surface antigen CD53-like isoform X1; this encodes MDRSCVKCLKTMVIFLNFLCWLCGAFVVAFGEFQMMHSMFASLITTFWPIYPANTLVVTGTIVTCVCYLGVLGGLKENRCMLISFFILLFILMLVELAMACVFLVYSREIDTYFEKDLMQSLEIYRQSSPEGNKTIKDDFDAVQHLFRCCGVHGEADWKGNVPISCCTKDPCNTLSHANWQEGCLSKLRNWFARNYLSTGAGVVTMFIIQFICLSITIPLFCHFSRLGLGYK